The DNA region AAGCCCTCTCTCTGATGGCGCACCCAGTCCTAGAACCCCCATAACCATCCCTGCCTCCCCTTTCATGAAGAAACTGGGATGTGGAACTGGGGTGAATGTTTATCTCATGAACAGGTTTGTTTTGTGGGATAACCTTTATGTAATTCATCCTTAATCTCAGCCAACTATTGACATATTTCCATATGTTAAATACACATCATTGGTATATCTTTCCTATACATCTCTTTACAGTATATTCTGTCATTTAGCTTCTCAGTATTACCTATGGTGTTGGTATGTCATGTTCCTATGTGCTCTTTTGCAGACTTGGTACATTTAACCAGTCTCCATGGGCTGTCAAAAAGATCAACAGCAAATGTGCCTCAAAACAGGTGGGTGTATACCAGAGAAGACTCCGTGACGAGGCAAAGATCCTGAAAGGCCTGCACCACCCAAACATTGTTGGATTCCGTGCCTTCACCACTGCCAAGGACGGCTCCAAGTGCCTGGCCATGGAGTATGGTGGGGAGCAGTCCCTGAACGAtctgatagagaggaggagagaggagggcctGAAGGCTTTTTCAGCCGCCACCATTGACAAAGTGGCCTTACATGTGGCGCGTGGCCTACAGGTAACATCCTACTCATCTTTTGAATCCAGTTTTCACCTGGTATTGATCTGGAATGGGTTACAGGGGGAGGAATGGAGATATTGCTTGTAACATAAAGCTGTAATACCAGGAGTGCTGTAGTGTAGACTGGATGTGATCATCCAGCTCATCGATATGGATTGGCTCTATTCTCATGCTTTGGGGCAGAGAGGTCATGTAAGCAAATGTAATTCAAGATTGTTGTTTTACATTTTCCCTACCCCTAATCATCCTCTGACATGAATAATATGTGGTGATGAAGGGTATTTGAGTTTCTCCTCCATTAGTGTCATTACATCAACAATTTCAGGTTTAGGATTTCAAATGTTCTGTAATCCCCTGAGGGGGTGTTGCTTTATGCAGCAGTTTTTAAACAGCATCATTGCTGAGTATAGGAATCTTTGATTCATGGCCTAGCTATGACCAAATTAACTGAAAAACCACCATGAAACACCCCTCTTAAATGGAAATTATTTTCCTGTTTTTTCTTTCACTGTCAGTTACCAGATGCTTCATGTTATTCCATATTTTAATGTCAATCAAACGCATATGACTGTGTACAATTGGTATAGAAAATATATTAAGGAAATGTATATTTGTTTCACCTTCAGTACCTTCACAACACGAAGAAGCTACTACATGGCGACATGAAGTCTTGCAATGTTGTCATCAAGGGAAACTTTGAGACTGTCAAAATCTGTGATGTGGGAGTCTCCTTGCAGTTGGATGAGAATATGAAAGGTAGATATCACCATCTGAGCTCAATACATACACTCAAACACTGGTAAAATAGGTAGAACTTGGTATTTTGGTCTCttttctccatctgttgctgTTGTTAGACaacctgtctttgtctctgtttaGAAAGTGTGAACCTGAGAAATTAGCCGGATGTAAACACTGATTAGGACCTGAACAAAATGCATTCCTAGCCCTCTTTAGTTTAGGTCTTGGGGTGTAATGCCAAACATCTGTTGTTCTTGCAACATAGCTGTTGATGATTTTCACAGTGTTGCGCGCACTCATGTCACGAGCATAATGGAACACATGCCCAGTGGTTACATCATGCTTTCTTGGAACACAGCGTTTCAATTCATAGTAGGGATGCTGTAGGGACGGGTATAGAGTAACAAACCATCTGCAGGTGGTTTGCTATGTAAACAATCTATTTTATTCatcaaattgtttttgtcacatgcaccgaatacaacagatgtagaccttaccgtgacatgtttacttacaagcccttaaccaacaatgcagttcaagaaatatagttaagaaaatatttacaaaataacctaAAGTTWaattttttttaaataaaaagtaaaacaataaaataacaataacgagactatatacagggggtacctgtacagagtcaatgtgcaggggtactggttagtcgaggtcattagTACATGTgcagtaggtaggggtaaagtgactatgcatagataataaacagcgagtagcagcagtgtataagagaggggggggtgtcaatgtaaatagtccgggtggccattttattaattgttcagcagtcttagggcttgggggtagaagctgttaaggagccttttggtcctagacttggcgctccggtaccgcttgccgtgcggtagtagagagaacagtctgactgggGTGACTGGAGCCTGAAccttttttggggccttcctctgacaccacctagtatatacggtgcattcgcaaagtattcagactccttgactttttccacattttgttacgttacagccttattctaaaattgattacttaacttttcttcctcatcaatcgacatacaataccccataatgacaaagcaaaaacaggtttttagaaatgtttgcaaatgtattaaacataaaaaagatggcctccatctttcttaaatggaagtagtttggaaccaccaagactcttcctagagctggccgtccggccaaactgagcaatcaggggagaagggccttggtcagggaagtgacagagaacccgatggtcactctgaaagagctccagaattcctcggtggagacggg from Salvelinus sp. IW2-2015 linkage group LG14, ASM291031v2, whole genome shotgun sequence includes:
- the LOC111972658 gene encoding lymphokine-activated killer T-cell-originated protein kinase homolog isoform X1, producing the protein MCSQIDERMDSSIASDVNAFKTPCKPDKIKSPLSDGAPSPRTPITIPASPFMKKLGCGTGVNVYLMNRLGTFNQSPWAVKKINSKCASKQVGVYQRRLRDEAKILKGLHHPNIVGFRAFTTAKDGSKCLAMEYGGEQSLNDLIERRREEGLKAFSAATIDKVALHVARGLQYLHNTKKLLHGDMKSCNVVIKGNFETVKICDVGVSLQLDENMKVSNPKAEYVGTEPWKPKEALEGGVITDKADIFAYGLTLWEMMTLAMPHLEILDSEEEEEEEGDDSMDDFDEDAYYEKLGTRPALDSDSLGGAYQRMVELFWLCTEENPQKRPSATQIVQVLESNMQADNKNSEVIVID
- the LOC111972658 gene encoding lymphokine-activated killer T-cell-originated protein kinase homolog isoform X2, whose translation is MDSSIASDVNAFKTPCKPDKIKSPLSDGAPSPRTPITIPASPFMKKLGCGTGVNVYLMNRLGTFNQSPWAVKKINSKCASKQVGVYQRRLRDEAKILKGLHHPNIVGFRAFTTAKDGSKCLAMEYGGEQSLNDLIERRREEGLKAFSAATIDKVALHVARGLQYLHNTKKLLHGDMKSCNVVIKGNFETVKICDVGVSLQLDENMKVSNPKAEYVGTEPWKPKEALEGGVITDKADIFAYGLTLWEMMTLAMPHLEILDSEEEEEEEGDDSMDDFDEDAYYEKLGTRPALDSDSLGGAYQRMVELFWLCTEENPQKRPSATQIVQVLESNMQADNKNSEVIVID